CGCCTTTCGGCAGTTCGCCTTCCAGGTTGATGCGGACGATTTCCGGCACGCGGAACCAGAGGTGGCCGGTGATCATGATAGTCGCCAGGTCGGTAGCGCCCACGCCGGTGCCGAACGCGCCGAACGCGCCGTGAGTGGTGGTGTGGGAGTCGGTTACCACCAGCACCATGCCGGGATAAACCAGGCCTTTGTCGGCCAAAACCTGATGGCATACCCCCTGGTCGACGTCCATCAGTTTGTCGATGCCCTGCTCCCAGGCAAACTCGCGGAACTGTTTCTGGTTGTCGGCCTGCATGATGGTCGAGGCCGGCGCGTAGTGGTCAAGGAAAATGACAATTTTACCAGGGTCAAAAACCTTTTTCCCGCCCATTTCGTAGAACGAGCGGATGGTCTGGAGATAAAGATCATTGATGCCGGCCAGGTCAACTTTGCAATTGACGATTTCACCGGTAGTGACATGGTCCTTGCCGGCAGCCTTGGCCAGGATTTTCTCAATTGCGTGCATGTAAATTTTCTCCTCCCGTATCAGGCATAGTTTTTACCGTTATTCAGGCGTGAAGGCAGTCATACCAATAAATTGGCACCACAAGCGATTAAAGAAGGTTTTTGAACCAATTCAAGCGCGACAAATGTCGCGTGCGTAGCCCTTTGCGCTCTTTGTGTTCTTTGTGGTTCCATTTACCACTTTCCGACTTCCACTTTCCACCCTATTTGCAGTGCGCGGCCGCCAGCGGAACGGTCAGGCTGCCCTGGGGCATAAGGGTAATGCTGGGCCGGGGGCCTAATTTGGCGTACGCCATCTGCAGGGCTTCATCGATGTCTTTGGCCGGAGTAAATAAGAGCGTCCGGGCCAGTTCGGGATCCAGGCCGGAAACAAGGATAAATTCGGCCTTCTTCATCAGCCTGGTGACGGCATAGGCCTTGTGGGCGCCGATTTGGAAATTGGCCCGCAGCGCTTCTTCGACCGCCTGGGGCGTACGATGCTGCTGCATGGTCTTCTCGTACAGCGCCGACCCGGACCCTTCCTCGCACTCGCCCAGGATAATGACGACCCCGCCTTCACGAACGGCGCACCAGGCGTTGTCCATCGTCTTCTGGAGCTGGTAAACGTTGATGTCCTTGGGGTAGCCGCCGCAGGAGGCAATGACCAGGTCGGCCTCCTTTTCCACCTTGACGCCGTAGACTTCGTCGACAAATTTGCAGGCTTCCAGGTGAGCCTGGATGTAGTCGCCGGCAAAGACCTTCAGGAATTCCTTCTTCTCGTTGAGCACGACGTTAAGTAAAAAGGAGGGACGGCACATCTCGACGCCTTCCACCTGGTCCTCGTAGACGGGGTTGCCATGGAGCCGGCCGATGACGGCATTGGGATCAAAAATCATGCTGTGGTTTTTGCGGATGGTTTCATACAGGGCCACGCCGGGCAGCATGGCTTTGCGGCCGCCGCCGTAACCGGCGAAGAAATGGTGGACGACGCTGCCGGTACAGACGATGTGGTCGGCCTCGGCCACCAGTTTATGGAAATAGACCGGCGTGCCGCGGGAAGTGGTCCCAAAATATTTGAACTGGCTTTCGTCACGGCAGTCGCTGTTGTACATGCGGACCCTTTTTGCCACCTCCGGCCCCACGGCCTCGACCATCTCCTCCTCGGTCATCAGCCGATGCGTGCCGAGGGAGAAAATGACGAACATATCTTGGTCGGGTACGCCGACGGCATTGAGTTCATTGAGCAAGAGGGGCATGAAGACATGGCTGTTGGCCACCCGCGTCGGGTCGTTAACGATAAAGGCCACCGTTTCGCCTGGCTTAACGATTTCCCGTAGCGGTTTGGCGCCAATGGGGTTGCGGATGGCTTCCAGGATAGCCGCCGCGGGGTCGGCCAGTACCGGCATGTCTTTTATGGTCAGTTCACCGATGACAAGGTCGGAATCTACCGCAAAATTGACCTTGCCGCGTCCGTATTTGAAAGTATACTGTTTTAGAGCCAATTGTCTCACTCCTTACAAGATAATCATGTCAATAAACTGGCGCCACAAGCATATGGAAAGTAAAAACGTTTCACCACTTTCCACTTTCCACTTTCCACTTGGGCCAGATTACCTCATACCTCACACCTCATACTTCATACTTCATACTTCATACCTCATACTTCATACTTCATACCTCATACTTCATACCTCACACCTCATACCTACCAAAGCCCCAGCACCTTCCACCACATTGACCCAAGGCCCACCCAGACGATCATGTTGACGACCGAGAGGATGAAGCCCAGGCGCCACCAGGTGCCTTGGGGGACGAAGCCGGCGCCGAAGTAGATGGGCGCCGGACCGGTAGCGTAGTGGGTCAGGCCGGCGAACAGGTTGGAAACGAAGGCCAGCGACAGGGCGGCCAGATACGGCGGCGCACCGGCCGCCACCGCCACCGCGGCAAAGGCGGCGTACATGGCGGTCACATGAGCCGCCAGGC
This genomic interval from Sporolituus thermophilus DSM 23256 contains the following:
- the larA gene encoding nickel-dependent lactate racemase translates to MALKQYTFKYGRGKVNFAVDSDLVIGELTIKDMPVLADPAAAILEAIRNPIGAKPLREIVKPGETVAFIVNDPTRVANSHVFMPLLLNELNAVGVPDQDMFVIFSLGTHRLMTEEEMVEAVGPEVAKRVRMYNSDCRDESQFKYFGTTSRGTPVYFHKLVAEADHIVCTGSVVHHFFAGYGGGRKAMLPGVALYETIRKNHSMIFDPNAVIGRLHGNPVYEDQVEGVEMCRPSFLLNVVLNEKKEFLKVFAGDYIQAHLEACKFVDEVYGVKVEKEADLVIASCGGYPKDINVYQLQKTMDNAWCAVREGGVVIILGECEEGSGSALYEKTMQQHRTPQAVEEALRANFQIGAHKAYAVTRLMKKAEFILVSGLDPELARTLLFTPAKDIDEALQMAYAKLGPRPSITLMPQGSLTVPLAAAHCK